A genomic region of Bosea sp. 124 contains the following coding sequences:
- a CDS encoding MBL fold metallo-hydrolase encodes MTQTLTILGCGSSGGVPRPGAGWGACDPSEPRNRRRRCSILVERSGAAGTTRLIVDTSPDLREQLVDAAVPDLDAVLFSHDHADHTHGIDDLRSLVLHNRRRVVVHADAATTRSLTQRFSYLFETPAGSAYPPILDWRPLTAGAAVTVRGAGGEIVALPIAVEHGPNYEALGFRFGGVGYVPDVSLMPPRAKAALAGLDILILDCLRETPHPSHFNLAQALAAIAELQPQRAILTNLHSDLDYNRLLKVLPPGIDVAFDGMTVRVALGSEIEKPGAASV; translated from the coding sequence ATGACCCAGACGCTCACGATCCTCGGTTGCGGCTCTTCCGGCGGCGTGCCCCGGCCCGGCGCCGGCTGGGGCGCCTGCGACCCGTCCGAACCGAGGAACCGCCGGCGGCGCTGCTCGATCCTGGTCGAGCGCAGCGGGGCGGCCGGCACGACGCGGCTGATCGTCGACACCTCGCCGGACCTGCGCGAGCAACTGGTCGATGCCGCGGTGCCCGATCTCGATGCCGTCCTGTTCAGCCACGACCATGCCGACCATACCCATGGCATCGACGACCTGCGCTCGCTCGTGCTGCACAACCGGCGGCGTGTCGTCGTGCATGCCGATGCTGCGACGACGCGCTCGTTGACCCAACGCTTCTCCTATCTGTTCGAGACGCCGGCCGGCAGCGCCTATCCGCCGATCCTCGACTGGCGACCCTTGACGGCTGGAGCGGCCGTGACGGTCCGGGGCGCCGGCGGCGAGATCGTCGCGCTGCCCATCGCCGTCGAGCATGGTCCGAATTACGAGGCGCTGGGCTTCCGTTTCGGCGGTGTCGGCTATGTGCCCGATGTCAGCCTGATGCCGCCGCGGGCCAAGGCGGCGCTCGCCGGGCTCGACATCCTGATCCTCGACTGCCTGCGCGAAACACCGCATCCGAGCCATTTCAACCTGGCGCAGGCGCTGGCGGCGATCGCCGAGTTGCAGCCGCAACGGGCGATCTTGACGAACCTGCATTCCGATCTCGATTACAATCGTCTTCTCAAAGTGTTGCCGCCCGGCATTGACGTCGCGTTCGATGGCATGACCGTCCGGGTGGCACTTGGCTCAGAGATCGAAAAGCCCGGGGCGGCATCAGTTTAG
- a CDS encoding alpha/beta hydrolase, whose amino-acid sequence MAKRVCIGSVVMASLLAAGCGSRPEEGFLAPVAEIDPGSTAHTLLVATTRKRDDRPGTLFNGERSTPLDFAKIVVSVPEKHAQGEVEWASTAPGSSKTDFVVRQANYLDDEKAFVSTLNAQLAARPKGKRNVFLFIHGYNTMFAEGLYRFAQVVHDAQAPGVPVLFTWASRGQVTQYVYDTNSATAARDDLERTIRLLFASNAEQVNILAHSMGNWVTVEALRQIRISGGLPHVSKLGRLVLAAPDIDIDVFKSQMRRFGKPAKPFFIVLSKDDKALGASNFLAGGTSRLGAASDSDELAALGAIVVDMTDVKGLDSSNHGKFAQLAAVAPRLNAVLEGGFTTPRSSANAEEIASGSLEAIVKLPITIIGAPFRLIAGR is encoded by the coding sequence TTGGCAAAGCGCGTCTGCATCGGCTCGGTCGTCATGGCCTCGCTTCTGGCGGCAGGATGTGGTTCGCGGCCCGAGGAGGGCTTTCTCGCACCCGTCGCGGAGATCGACCCCGGCTCGACCGCTCATACCTTGCTCGTGGCAACGACCCGCAAGCGCGACGACCGCCCGGGCACTCTGTTCAACGGCGAACGCAGCACACCCCTGGACTTCGCCAAGATCGTCGTTTCGGTGCCGGAGAAGCATGCCCAGGGCGAGGTCGAATGGGCGTCGACAGCGCCGGGCAGCTCGAAGACCGATTTCGTCGTCCGTCAGGCCAACTATCTCGACGACGAAAAGGCCTTCGTCAGCACGCTGAATGCGCAGCTCGCCGCCAGGCCGAAGGGCAAACGCAACGTCTTTCTCTTCATCCACGGCTACAACACGATGTTTGCCGAGGGTCTCTATCGCTTTGCGCAGGTCGTTCACGATGCCCAGGCGCCGGGGGTGCCCGTGCTGTTCACCTGGGCGTCGCGCGGGCAGGTGACGCAGTACGTCTATGACACCAACAGCGCCACGGCGGCCCGCGACGATCTCGAACGCACCATCCGGCTGCTCTTCGCCAGCAATGCGGAGCAGGTGAACATCTTGGCGCATTCCATGGGCAACTGGGTAACGGTCGAGGCGCTGCGCCAGATCCGCATCTCCGGTGGCCTGCCGCACGTGTCCAAGCTCGGACGGCTCGTCCTTGCAGCCCCCGACATCGACATCGACGTCTTCAAGTCGCAGATGCGGCGCTTCGGCAAGCCGGCCAAGCCCTTCTTCATCGTACTCTCGAAAGACGACAAGGCGCTCGGAGCCTCGAACTTCCTGGCAGGGGGCACGAGCCGGCTGGGTGCGGCGTCGGATTCGGACGAACTGGCGGCTCTGGGCGCCATCGTGGTCGACATGACAGACGTCAAAGGGCTCGATTCCAGCAACCACGGCAAATTCGCGCAGCTCGCGGCTGTGGCGCCGCGCCTGAACGCGGTGCTCGAAGGCGGCTTTACGACGCCGCGATCCTCGGCCAACGCCGAAGAGATCGCCAGCGGATCGCTTGAAGCGATCGTCAAGCTGCCGATCACCATCATCGGCGCCCCGTTCCGGCTGATCGCCGGGCGCTGA
- a CDS encoding DNA polymerase III subunit delta': protein MLQTSDEPDRLPSAPHPRETLALIGHEAQEQAFLAALASGRMHHGWLLGGPEGIGKASFAYRAARFVLASGDPTRRAVGATSLAMPEGDPATRRVMAQSHPDLHLLKRGPRPDGKPGYTSNIPVDFVRRVLDRFGSSAAEGGWRVCIVDSAEDMERPSANALLKLLEEPPPRALFLIVAHAPGRMLPTIRSRCRLMTFGALDEAQVAQAGMVALERMGGPFDASALTRAARLADGSVRRALTYVDPETLALVEAVRARLDALPGIDLNALMALAEDVAGKAGESDFSIMIETVQSWLSDHLHAHAAAQPARLAPLAEVWDKLGRAARDVETYNLDRRPLVMTMFHDLSDAVARSRAA, encoded by the coding sequence ATGCTCCAGACCAGCGACGAACCCGACCGCCTGCCGAGCGCGCCGCATCCGCGCGAGACGCTGGCGCTGATCGGGCACGAGGCGCAGGAGCAGGCCTTCCTGGCGGCGCTGGCTTCGGGCCGGATGCACCATGGCTGGCTGCTTGGCGGGCCGGAGGGCATTGGCAAGGCGAGCTTCGCCTATCGCGCCGCGCGGTTCGTGCTGGCGTCGGGCGATCCGACGCGTCGGGCCGTGGGCGCGACCTCGCTGGCGATGCCCGAGGGTGACCCTGCGACGCGGCGGGTGATGGCGCAGTCACATCCGGACCTGCACCTGCTGAAGCGTGGCCCGAGGCCTGATGGAAAGCCCGGCTACACCAGCAATATTCCTGTCGATTTCGTCCGGCGCGTGCTCGACCGCTTCGGCTCGAGTGCCGCGGAGGGGGGCTGGCGCGTCTGTATCGTCGATTCGGCCGAGGATATGGAGCGCCCATCCGCCAATGCGCTGCTCAAGCTGCTGGAGGAGCCGCCACCGCGGGCGCTGTTCCTGATCGTTGCGCATGCGCCCGGCCGCATGCTCCCGACGATCCGCTCGCGCTGCCGGCTGATGACGTTCGGCGCGCTCGACGAGGCGCAGGTGGCGCAGGCCGGCATGGTCGCGCTGGAGCGGATGGGCGGCCCGTTCGACGCCTCGGCCCTGACGCGCGCGGCGCGGCTCGCCGACGGCTCGGTGCGGCGTGCGCTGACCTATGTCGACCCCGAGACGCTGGCGCTGGTCGAGGCGGTGCGGGCGCGGCTCGACGCGCTGCCCGGCATCGACCTGAACGCGCTGATGGCACTGGCCGAGGATGTCGCCGGCAAGGCGGGCGAGAGCGATTTTTCGATCATGATCGAAACGGTGCAGAGCTGGCTCTCCGACCATCTCCATGCGCATGCGGCGGCGCAACCGGCGCGTCTTGCACCGCTGGCGGAGGTATGGGACAAGCTGGGGCGTGCGGCCCGCGATGTCGAAACCTATAATCTCGACCGCCGCCCGCTCGTAATGACCATGTTTCATGATCTGTCGGATGCGGTTGCCCGCTCGCGCGCAGCGTGA
- a CDS encoding MFS transporter has product MSSLPSPTPAPGRPGDLPLILALGVTQVIGYGALYYAFAVLAPRITASFGWAPEWTYGGFAAGLLAAGLVAPAAGRLIDSYGTRLVMSTGSALAGLALFALAEARGPISYFAAMIVLEAVATMVLYDAAFAALTQARGAGARRSISQLTLIGGFASTLFWPLTTVLLDQFDWREIYRIYAVLQFALCVPLHLFLLPGRVHPAAHAAPAGPTGQVTTSDYLHGDARRSAFLLLALAFSLQGFVVSAMSVHMLTMLQGLGLSAAVAVGIGAMVGPSQVAGRLVEMLFGTALQPVTTAWVSALLMPLGFMLLLVGGMTATLAGLFAIAYGISMGLSSIVRGTVPLQLFGPAGYGAMLGKLSAPGLAIKAAAPLAFAVLIERAGQVPSMLLLIAFSGMAALALFALARKVSPA; this is encoded by the coding sequence ATGTCCAGCTTGCCCAGCCCGACGCCAGCGCCGGGACGCCCCGGCGACCTTCCTCTCATCCTCGCGCTCGGCGTGACCCAGGTGATCGGCTACGGCGCGCTGTACTATGCCTTCGCGGTGCTGGCGCCGCGCATCACCGCGAGCTTCGGCTGGGCGCCGGAATGGACCTATGGCGGCTTCGCCGCCGGGCTGCTGGCCGCTGGCCTGGTGGCGCCGGCCGCCGGCCGCCTGATCGACAGCTACGGGACGCGGCTGGTGATGAGCACGGGCTCAGCGCTGGCGGGGCTGGCGCTGTTCGCACTCGCCGAGGCGAGGGGGCCGATCAGCTATTTCGCGGCGATGATCGTGCTGGAAGCCGTCGCCACGATGGTGCTCTACGACGCGGCCTTCGCCGCCCTGACGCAGGCGCGCGGGGCCGGCGCCCGCCGCTCCATCAGCCAGCTCACGCTGATCGGCGGCTTCGCCTCGACGCTGTTCTGGCCGCTGACCACGGTGCTGCTGGACCAGTTCGACTGGCGCGAAATCTACCGCATCTACGCCGTGCTGCAATTCGCGCTCTGCGTGCCGTTGCATCTGTTCCTGCTGCCGGGCCGGGTGCACCCGGCCGCCCATGCCGCGCCGGCAGGCCCGACGGGGCAGGTCACCACCAGCGATTATCTCCATGGCGACGCGCGGCGCTCGGCCTTCCTCCTGCTCGCGCTCGCCTTTTCCCTGCAAGGTTTCGTAGTCTCGGCGATGTCGGTGCACATGCTGACGATGCTGCAGGGGCTGGGCCTGAGCGCAGCCGTCGCTGTCGGCATCGGGGCGATGGTCGGCCCGTCCCAGGTCGCCGGGCGGCTGGTCGAAATGCTCTTTGGCACGGCGCTCCAGCCGGTGACCACGGCCTGGGTCTCCGCACTGTTGATGCCGCTGGGCTTCATGCTGCTGCTCGTCGGCGGCATGACGGCCACGCTGGCCGGGCTGTTCGCGATCGCCTATGGCATCAGCATGGGTCTGAGCTCGATCGTGCGCGGAACCGTGCCGCTGCAACTGTTCGGGCCGGCCGGCTATGGCGCGATGCTGGGCAAGCTCTCCGCGCCGGGTCTCGCGATCAAGGCGGCGGCACCACTCGCCTTTGCGGTGCTGATCGAGCGGGCCGGGCAGGTGCCGAGCATGCTGCTGCTGATCGCCTTCTCCGGGATGGCGGCGCTTGCCCTGTTCGCGCTCGCCCGGAAGGTCAGTCCAGCCTGA
- the metG gene encoding methionine--tRNA ligase, with product MATAPKFYLTTAIHYTNGPPHIGHAYEMVASDAIARFKRLDGYDVFAMTGTDEHGQKVQRTAAQNGLSPKDFVDGIAGRFQQMEERLGCSFDRFIRTTDPDHVPSTQELWRRMEANGDIYLAKYSGWYSVRDEAFYGEEETTLLPDGTRLGGQGTPVEWVEEESYFFRLKSYQDRLLSLYEEVPDFVSPPTRRNEIVSFVKGGLEDLSISRTTFDWGLPVPGDPKHVMYVWVDALNNYVTGTGFPDPANPRAHYWPADVHIIGKDIVRFHAVYWPAFLMSAGLPLPKRVFGHGFLLTKGEKMSKSLGNVVDPFELADAYGVDQLRYFFLREVSFGQDGNYSHDAIVGRINADLANDLGNLAQRSLSMIAKNCEGKVPACGVLTEGDVAMLALADGALAKARGAMTDFALHVVLAEIWAVVAEANRYFAANEPWRLSKSDPARRDTVLYVTAEVLRQVAILVQPVMPAAMGKLLDLLGVASDVRDFATLGASGRLTAGTALPAPSGIFPRYVEPEAGEGA from the coding sequence ATGGCCACGGCCCCGAAATTCTACCTGACGACAGCGATCCACTACACCAACGGGCCGCCGCATATCGGCCACGCCTATGAGATGGTGGCGTCGGACGCGATCGCGCGCTTCAAGCGGCTCGACGGGTACGACGTCTTCGCGATGACGGGAACCGACGAGCACGGCCAGAAGGTGCAGCGGACTGCGGCACAGAACGGGTTGTCGCCGAAAGACTTCGTCGACGGCATCGCCGGGCGCTTCCAGCAGATGGAAGAGCGGCTCGGCTGCTCCTTCGACCGTTTCATCCGAACCACCGATCCCGACCATGTGCCCTCGACGCAGGAACTGTGGCGCCGGATGGAGGCGAATGGCGACATCTATCTCGCCAAATATTCCGGCTGGTATTCGGTGCGCGACGAGGCCTTCTACGGCGAGGAGGAGACGACGCTCCTGCCCGACGGCACACGCCTCGGCGGACAGGGCACGCCGGTCGAATGGGTCGAAGAAGAGAGCTATTTCTTCCGCCTCAAATCCTATCAGGATCGGCTTTTGAGTCTCTACGAGGAGGTGCCGGACTTCGTCTCCCCGCCGACGCGCAGGAACGAGATCGTCTCCTTCGTGAAGGGCGGGCTCGAGGATCTCTCGATCAGCCGGACGACCTTCGACTGGGGTCTGCCCGTGCCGGGCGATCCGAAGCATGTTATGTACGTCTGGGTCGATGCGCTGAACAACTATGTCACCGGGACGGGTTTCCCCGATCCGGCGAACCCGCGCGCGCATTACTGGCCGGCCGATGTCCACATCATCGGCAAGGACATCGTGCGTTTTCACGCGGTCTACTGGCCGGCGTTCCTGATGTCGGCCGGGCTGCCCCTGCCCAAGCGCGTCTTCGGCCACGGCTTCCTGCTCACCAAGGGCGAGAAGATGTCGAAGTCGCTCGGCAATGTCGTCGACCCCTTCGAACTGGCCGATGCCTATGGCGTCGACCAGCTGCGCTATTTCTTCCTGCGCGAGGTTTCCTTCGGCCAGGACGGCAATTACAGCCACGACGCGATCGTGGGGCGGATCAATGCCGACCTCGCTAACGATCTCGGCAATCTGGCGCAGCGCTCGCTGTCGATGATCGCGAAGAACTGCGAGGGCAAGGTGCCGGCCTGCGGCGTGCTGACGGAGGGCGACGTGGCCATGCTGGCGCTCGCCGACGGGGCTCTGGCGAAGGCGCGTGGCGCCATGACGGATTTCGCGCTCCATGTCGTGCTCGCCGAGATCTGGGCGGTGGTGGCAGAAGCGAACCGCTATTTCGCCGCCAACGAGCCCTGGCGCCTGTCGAAGAGCGACCCTGCGCGGCGCGACACGGTGCTCTACGTCACCGCCGAGGTGCTGCGGCAGGTCGCGATCCTGGTCCAGCCAGTGATGCCGGCCGCCATGGGCAAGCTGCTCGATCTGCTGGGCGTCGCTTCCGATGTGCGCGATTTCGCCACGCTCGGTGCGAGCGGCCGGCTGACGGCCGGCACGGCGCTGCCCGCACCGAGCGGCATCTTCCCGCGCTATGTCGAGCCGGAGGCCGGCGAGGGCGCCTGA
- a CDS encoding TatD family hydrolase has product MLIDTHCHLDFPDFAEELDGYVARAEAAGVGRMVTISTRVARFAAYAAIAERFASVWCSVGTHPHGAHEELDVTPEQLVALSAHPRCVAIGEAGLDYHYDKSPREAQAQGLRVHIAAARLTQLPLVIHARQADDDMIAILREEMGKGAFPAILHCFTAGEALALAGVELGLYISFSGILTFKTSEELRRIARMVPRERLLVETDAPYLAPVPFRGKRNEPSYVVETAKVLGETIGASFDEVAALTTANARRCYWKMDHAAPVAQVA; this is encoded by the coding sequence ATGCTGATCGATACGCACTGCCATCTCGACTTCCCGGATTTCGCCGAGGAGCTGGACGGTTACGTCGCGCGGGCCGAGGCAGCCGGCGTCGGCCGCATGGTCACGATCTCGACGCGGGTCGCGCGCTTTGCCGCCTATGCGGCGATCGCCGAGCGCTTTGCGTCCGTCTGGTGCAGCGTCGGCACGCATCCCCACGGCGCCCATGAGGAGCTCGACGTGACGCCTGAGCAGCTCGTGGCGCTGTCGGCGCATCCGCGCTGCGTCGCCATCGGCGAGGCCGGGCTCGACTATCACTACGACAAGAGCCCGCGCGAGGCGCAGGCCCAAGGCTTGCGCGTTCACATCGCCGCCGCCCGGCTGACACAGCTTCCGCTGGTGATCCATGCCCGTCAGGCCGATGACGACATGATCGCGATCCTGCGCGAGGAGATGGGGAAGGGCGCCTTCCCCGCCATCCTGCACTGCTTCACCGCCGGCGAAGCCCTGGCGCTGGCCGGCGTCGAGCTTGGGCTCTACATCTCCTTCTCCGGAATTCTCACCTTCAAGACGTCGGAGGAGTTGCGCCGAATCGCCCGGATGGTGCCGCGCGAGCGCCTGCTGGTCGAGACCGATGCGCCTTATCTCGCGCCCGTTCCGTTCAGGGGCAAGCGCAACGAGCCGTCCTATGTCGTTGAGACGGCAAAGGTTCTGGGCGAGACAATCGGCGCCTCCTTCGACGAGGTCGCGGCTCTGACCACGGCGAATGCGCGCCGCTGCTACTGGAAAATGGACCATGCCGCGCCGGTGGCGCAGGTGGCCTGA